One genomic region from Balaenoptera musculus isolate JJ_BM4_2016_0621 chromosome X, mBalMus1.pri.v3, whole genome shotgun sequence encodes:
- the PPP1R3F gene encoding protein phosphatase 1 regulatory subunit 3F isoform X1 has protein sequence MARTAPVEPPLRHPAPPSPAAGEPRTSVEAAVAPRRVLFADEALGLPLAQLRRYRPWGGPGAGKMAVAAGQDGVGGGADEDDDGEDGDEGEEEEEACPEPSPLCPVPAGGGFYLVPTFSLPPAPGRLERLGRVMVELEALLPPPGAVPGGAGVWVPGGRPPVLRGLVRVLNRSFEKAVHVRASHDGWASFCDHPARYVPRSPPGAGAGGPGAGDPILDLGLGLGPGQAPASSPDDGGRTDRFAFQLPFAEGAGDGARLDFVVRYETPEGTFWANNHGRNYTVLLRIAPAPTPTDAEGLPQQQQLQQLEPQPECQGPVEAEARQLKSCMKPVRRRPNEEELRMKSADDNTPAVAERPDVQESVGPLVAPTPLRPWPQMTLQVSEVTVTGKPPEEGDVPRSSPPVAFTEVPQAPAIRIPLSSSLCGLGGSPRDQASGPDASEGAAGPFLEPSQRQVEATWEVSRENGRGRKDPIVGAIMDEPPGGLEVVSGLEELLGEDTIDQELEQLYLSHLSRLRAAVAAGGAGGGGEGPTDGGVSPSHSLGILTDRDLILKWPGPERALNSALAEEITLHYARLGRGVELIKDTEDPDEEGEGEEGLSIIPSSPEGDTPKESPPEILSGAHPVVATMGDVWLPWAEGSGCNSPVVLSMEGQFTGAPEKGMGKDSDSLHVNRVIAGVTGSPGGTEVQMEFTTELADRSVSISGKEPAAPVLQGQDLPLLGPLGAEVCPSSLARPHVSSQDEESSGPSLEPPKRSPTLAAPAESVCVLPPQLWGPLTQTLGVLAGLVVVPVALNSGMSLLVLVLCLSLAWFS, from the exons aTGGCGCGCACGGCCCCTGTGGAGCCCCCGCTGCGGCATCCCGCGCCCCCCTCGCCTGCCGCGGGCGAGCCCCGCACCTCAGTCGAGGCAGCGGTGGCCCCGCGGAGGGTGCTGTTCGCCGACGAGGCCCTGGGGCTGCCGCTGGCGCAGCTGCGCCGCTACCGGCCGTGGGGCGGGCCCGGGGCGGGCAAGATGGCGGTGGCGGCCGGGCAAGATGGCGTCGGCGGCGGGGCTGACGAGGACGACGATGGCGAGGATGGGgatgaaggggaggaggaagaggaggcttgCCCCGAGCCCTCGCCGCTGTGCCCCGTTCCCGCTGGCGGGGGGTTTTACCTGGTGCCCACATTTTCGCTGCCGCCCGCGCCGGGCCGTCTGGAGCGCTTGGGGCGCGTCATGGTGGAGCTGGAGGCACTGCTGCCGCCTCCCGGAGCGGTCCCCGGGGGTGCCGGGGTGTGGGTGCCTGGGGGGCGCCCGCCGGTGCTGCGCGGGTTGGTCCGCGTGCTGAACCGCTCCTTCGAGAAGGCGGTGCACGTGCGGGCCTCACACGACGGCTGGGCTTCTTTCTGCGACCACCCAGCGCGCTACGTCCCGCGCAGCCCGCCGGGGGCAGGAGCGGGAGGACCAGGAGCAGGAGATCCCATCCTGGATCTGGGCCTTGGCTTGGGCCCCGGCCAGGCGCCCGCCTCCTCGCCCGACGACGGCGGCCGCACCGACCGCTTTGCCTTCCAGCTGCCCTTTGCTGAGGGTGCGGGCGATGGGGCGCGCCTGGACTTCGTGGTGCGCTATGAGACCCCCGAGGGCACTTTCTGGGCCAACAACCACGGCCGCAACTACACAGTCCTGCTCCGGATTGCACCCGCTCCCACACCCACTGATGCCGAAGGGCtgccccagcagcagcagctgcagcagctggaGCCACAGCCCGAGTGCCAGGGTCCCGTGGAGGCTGAGGCCAGGCAGCTGAAGAGCTGCATGAAGCCGGTGAGGCGCAG GCCTAACGAGGAGGAGCTGAGGATGAAGAGTGCGGACGATAATACCCCTGCTGTGG CAGAGCGTCCTGATGTCCAGGAGTCAGTGGGTCCCTTGGTGGCCCCCACGCCTCTCCGTCCATGGCCCCAGATGACACTTCAG GTTTCTGAAGTTACAGTGACTGGCAAACCCCCAGAGGAAGGTGATGTCCCCAGAAGCAGTCCACCTGTGGCTTTCACAGAGGTCCCCCAGGCACCGGCCATCAGgattcccctctcttcctccctctgtggCCTGGGTGGCTCTCCCAGGGACCAGGCCTCGGGGCCCGATGCAAGTGAAGGGGCAGCTGGGCCTTTCCTGGAACCCAGCCAGCGACAGGTGGAGGCCACGTGGGAAGTATCCAGAGAGAATGGAAGGGGCCGAAAGGACCCCATAGTGGGAGCTATCATGGATGAGCCCCCTGGGGGTCTGGAGGTCGTGAGTGGGTTGGAGGAGCTGCTTGGCGAGGACACCATTGACCAGGAGCTGGAGCAGCTCTACCTGTCCCACCTGAGCCGCCTGCGGGCTGCCGTGGCTGCTGGTGGGGcaggaggtggtggggagggccCCACAGATGGGGGGGTGTCTCCCAGCCATTCCCTGGGCATACTCACGGACCGCGACCTGATCTTGAAGTGGCCTGGCCCCGAGCGGGCCCTGAACAGTGCCCTGGCTGAGGAGATCACGCTGCACTATGCCAGGCTGGGGCGTGGTGTGGAGCTCATCAAGGACACCGAGGACCCtgatgaggagggggagggggaagaggggctCTCCATCATACCCTCCAGCCCAGAAGGGGACACCCCCAAGGAATCGCCTCCGGAAATCCTCTCTGGGGCCCATCCTGTGGTAGCCACTATGGGAGATGTGTGGCTCCCATGGGCAGAAGGCTCAGGTTGTAACAGCCCTGTGGTTCTGAGTATGGAGGGTCAGTTCACTGGGGCTCCAGAGAAGGGGATGGGCAAGGACTCTGACTCTTTGCATGTGAATAGGGTGATAGCTGGGGTGACTGGGTCACCGGGGGGGACAGAAGTCCAGATGGAGTTTACCACTGAGTTGGCAGACAGATCGGTTTCTATATCTGGCAAGGAGCCAGCTGCTCCAGTCCTGCAGGGGCAAGATCTCCCCCTCCTTGGTCCCTTGGGGGCTGAAGTCTGTCCTTCCAGCCTGGCCAGGCCCCATGTGAGCTCCCAGGATGAAGAGAGTTCAGGCCCAAGCCTTGAGCCCCCAAAGAGGTCTCCTACCCTAGCAGCCCCtgcagagagtgtgtgtgtattgcCTCCCCAGCTCTGGGGGCCCTTGACCCAGACTCTGGGGGTCCTGGCTGGGCTGGTGGTGGTCCCTGTGGCTCTGAACAGTGGTATGTCCCTCCTGGTGCTTGTGCTGTGCCTCTCTCTGGCCTGGTTCTCGTAG
- the PPP1R3F gene encoding protein phosphatase 1 regulatory subunit 3F isoform X2 produces the protein MARTAPVEPPLRHPAPPSPAAGEPRTSVEAAVAPRRVLFADEALGLPLAQLRRYRPWGGPGAGKMAVAAGQDGVGGGADEDDDGEDGDEGEEEEEACPEPSPLCPVPAGGGFYLVPTFSLPPAPGRLERLGRVMVELEALLPPPGAVPGGAGVWVPGGRPPVLRGLVRVLNRSFEKAVHVRASHDGWASFCDHPARYVPRSPPGAGAGGPGAGDPILDLGLGLGPGQAPASSPDDGGRTDRFAFQLPFAEGAGDGARLDFVVRYETPEGTFWANNHGRNYTVLLRIAPAPTPTDAEGLPQQQQLQQLEPQPECQGPVEAEARQLKSCMKPVRRRPNEEELRMKSADDNTPAVERPDVQESVGPLVAPTPLRPWPQMTLQVSEVTVTGKPPEEGDVPRSSPPVAFTEVPQAPAIRIPLSSSLCGLGGSPRDQASGPDASEGAAGPFLEPSQRQVEATWEVSRENGRGRKDPIVGAIMDEPPGGLEVVSGLEELLGEDTIDQELEQLYLSHLSRLRAAVAAGGAGGGGEGPTDGGVSPSHSLGILTDRDLILKWPGPERALNSALAEEITLHYARLGRGVELIKDTEDPDEEGEGEEGLSIIPSSPEGDTPKESPPEILSGAHPVVATMGDVWLPWAEGSGCNSPVVLSMEGQFTGAPEKGMGKDSDSLHVNRVIAGVTGSPGGTEVQMEFTTELADRSVSISGKEPAAPVLQGQDLPLLGPLGAEVCPSSLARPHVSSQDEESSGPSLEPPKRSPTLAAPAESVCVLPPQLWGPLTQTLGVLAGLVVVPVALNSGMSLLVLVLCLSLAWFS, from the exons aTGGCGCGCACGGCCCCTGTGGAGCCCCCGCTGCGGCATCCCGCGCCCCCCTCGCCTGCCGCGGGCGAGCCCCGCACCTCAGTCGAGGCAGCGGTGGCCCCGCGGAGGGTGCTGTTCGCCGACGAGGCCCTGGGGCTGCCGCTGGCGCAGCTGCGCCGCTACCGGCCGTGGGGCGGGCCCGGGGCGGGCAAGATGGCGGTGGCGGCCGGGCAAGATGGCGTCGGCGGCGGGGCTGACGAGGACGACGATGGCGAGGATGGGgatgaaggggaggaggaagaggaggcttgCCCCGAGCCCTCGCCGCTGTGCCCCGTTCCCGCTGGCGGGGGGTTTTACCTGGTGCCCACATTTTCGCTGCCGCCCGCGCCGGGCCGTCTGGAGCGCTTGGGGCGCGTCATGGTGGAGCTGGAGGCACTGCTGCCGCCTCCCGGAGCGGTCCCCGGGGGTGCCGGGGTGTGGGTGCCTGGGGGGCGCCCGCCGGTGCTGCGCGGGTTGGTCCGCGTGCTGAACCGCTCCTTCGAGAAGGCGGTGCACGTGCGGGCCTCACACGACGGCTGGGCTTCTTTCTGCGACCACCCAGCGCGCTACGTCCCGCGCAGCCCGCCGGGGGCAGGAGCGGGAGGACCAGGAGCAGGAGATCCCATCCTGGATCTGGGCCTTGGCTTGGGCCCCGGCCAGGCGCCCGCCTCCTCGCCCGACGACGGCGGCCGCACCGACCGCTTTGCCTTCCAGCTGCCCTTTGCTGAGGGTGCGGGCGATGGGGCGCGCCTGGACTTCGTGGTGCGCTATGAGACCCCCGAGGGCACTTTCTGGGCCAACAACCACGGCCGCAACTACACAGTCCTGCTCCGGATTGCACCCGCTCCCACACCCACTGATGCCGAAGGGCtgccccagcagcagcagctgcagcagctggaGCCACAGCCCGAGTGCCAGGGTCCCGTGGAGGCTGAGGCCAGGCAGCTGAAGAGCTGCATGAAGCCGGTGAGGCGCAG GCCTAACGAGGAGGAGCTGAGGATGAAGAGTGCGGACGATAATACCCCTGCTGTGG AGCGTCCTGATGTCCAGGAGTCAGTGGGTCCCTTGGTGGCCCCCACGCCTCTCCGTCCATGGCCCCAGATGACACTTCAG GTTTCTGAAGTTACAGTGACTGGCAAACCCCCAGAGGAAGGTGATGTCCCCAGAAGCAGTCCACCTGTGGCTTTCACAGAGGTCCCCCAGGCACCGGCCATCAGgattcccctctcttcctccctctgtggCCTGGGTGGCTCTCCCAGGGACCAGGCCTCGGGGCCCGATGCAAGTGAAGGGGCAGCTGGGCCTTTCCTGGAACCCAGCCAGCGACAGGTGGAGGCCACGTGGGAAGTATCCAGAGAGAATGGAAGGGGCCGAAAGGACCCCATAGTGGGAGCTATCATGGATGAGCCCCCTGGGGGTCTGGAGGTCGTGAGTGGGTTGGAGGAGCTGCTTGGCGAGGACACCATTGACCAGGAGCTGGAGCAGCTCTACCTGTCCCACCTGAGCCGCCTGCGGGCTGCCGTGGCTGCTGGTGGGGcaggaggtggtggggagggccCCACAGATGGGGGGGTGTCTCCCAGCCATTCCCTGGGCATACTCACGGACCGCGACCTGATCTTGAAGTGGCCTGGCCCCGAGCGGGCCCTGAACAGTGCCCTGGCTGAGGAGATCACGCTGCACTATGCCAGGCTGGGGCGTGGTGTGGAGCTCATCAAGGACACCGAGGACCCtgatgaggagggggagggggaagaggggctCTCCATCATACCCTCCAGCCCAGAAGGGGACACCCCCAAGGAATCGCCTCCGGAAATCCTCTCTGGGGCCCATCCTGTGGTAGCCACTATGGGAGATGTGTGGCTCCCATGGGCAGAAGGCTCAGGTTGTAACAGCCCTGTGGTTCTGAGTATGGAGGGTCAGTTCACTGGGGCTCCAGAGAAGGGGATGGGCAAGGACTCTGACTCTTTGCATGTGAATAGGGTGATAGCTGGGGTGACTGGGTCACCGGGGGGGACAGAAGTCCAGATGGAGTTTACCACTGAGTTGGCAGACAGATCGGTTTCTATATCTGGCAAGGAGCCAGCTGCTCCAGTCCTGCAGGGGCAAGATCTCCCCCTCCTTGGTCCCTTGGGGGCTGAAGTCTGTCCTTCCAGCCTGGCCAGGCCCCATGTGAGCTCCCAGGATGAAGAGAGTTCAGGCCCAAGCCTTGAGCCCCCAAAGAGGTCTCCTACCCTAGCAGCCCCtgcagagagtgtgtgtgtattgcCTCCCCAGCTCTGGGGGCCCTTGACCCAGACTCTGGGGGTCCTGGCTGGGCTGGTGGTGGTCCCTGTGGCTCTGAACAGTGGTATGTCCCTCCTGGTGCTTGTGCTGTGCCTCTCTCTGGCCTGGTTCTCGTAG